One window of the Populus nigra chromosome 4, ddPopNigr1.1, whole genome shotgun sequence genome contains the following:
- the LOC133692236 gene encoding scarecrow-like protein 6 isoform X1 — translation MKAMPLPFEDFQAKGLLGFSSYSSSSPDPFHQHHHKWQNNNSKESCGFLVGSTEPTSVLDTISRQSPPTSSSTLSSSQGGGGGGGGASTDTTNGAAGAGGSSPSVDEKCGPQLGMEDWESVLSGSPIQEQSILRLIMGDIEDPSLGLYKLLQSGSRSQDMELNASGFGVGDQVFGFEVPNMSTASANLAVNHNNFDPSSIHGINLLPGLFQQHHQQAAFNQDEKPQILNPGAMINQNQHQFVQNPAMLLPVSYAQLEEHHNNLHSLSPPPLKRLNTGPVGVNHVPKVFDLRPPELFLPRQQQQNHQFQMTQQQRQGMITKQKIASDELANQQQLQQAIINPICQAAELIETGNPVLAQGILARLNHQLSVPIGKPYQRTAFYFKEALQLLLNMNNNNSIGTACNLIFKIGAYKSFSEISPILQFASFTCNQALLEAFEGFERIHVVDFDIGYGGQWASLMQELALRNGGAPSLKITAFTSPSSHDELELGFTQENLKIFASEINMPFEIEILSLESLSSGSWPLPLRLTEKEVIAVNLPVGSFSNYPSTLPLVLRFVKQLLPKVVVSLDRGCDRSDLPFAHHVNHAIQSYTSLLESLDAVNVNLDALQKIERFLVQPGIEKTVLGRHSCPDRTPPWRSLFLQSGFTPLTFSNFTESQAEYLVQRTPVRGFHVEKRQSSLVLCWQQKDLVSASAWRC, via the exons ATGAAGGCCATGCCCTTACCCTTCGAAGACTTTCAAGCGAAGGGGCTGTTGGGTttctcttcttattcttcttcctcTCCAGATCCATTCCATCAACACCACCACAAGTGGCAAAACAACAACAGCAAAGAAAGTTGTGGTTTTCTTGTGGGCAGTACTGAGCCCACATCTGTGCTTGACACAATAAGCAGACAAAGCCCGCCAACATCCTCCTCAACACTGTCTTCTTCTCAAGGCGGAGGAGGTGGTGGCGGAGGAGCCTCCACCGACACCACCAACGGCGCGGCAGGTGCTGGTGGAAGCAGCCCTAGTGTAGATGAAAAATGCGGACCGCAACTTGGAATGGAGGACTGGGAGAGTGTGTTGTCAGGGTCTCCTATTCAAGAACAGTCCATATTAAGGTTAATTATGGGTGATATCGAGGACCCTTCTTTAGGACTTTACAAGCTGTTACAAAGTGGAAGTAGGTCTCAAGATATGGAGCTTAATGCATCAGGTTTCGGTGTAGGAGATCAAGTTTTTGGCTTTGAAGTACCCAATATGAGTACAGCAAGTGCCAACTTGGCTGTCAACCACAACAATTTTGACCCTTCTTCAATCCATG GGATCAATCTTTTGCCAGGTTTGTTTCAGCAACACCACCAGCAGGCAGCATTTAATCAAGACGAGAAGCCTCAGATTTTGAATCCAGGGGCGATGATCAACCAAAATCAACATCAGTTTGTGCAAAACCCAGCTATGCTTTTGCCAGTGTCATATGCACAATTAGAAGAGCATCATAATAACCTGCATTCCTTATCACCACCGCCATTGAAAAGGCTGAATACTGGGCCTGTTGGAGTCAATCATGTGCCCAAAGTCTTTGATTTGAGGCCTCCAGAATTGTTTCTTCCCCGACAGCAGCAGCAGAATCATCAGTTTCAAATGACGCAGCAGCAAAGGCAGGGAATGATTACGAAGCAGAAAATTGCAAGTGATGAATTGGCAAACCAGCAGCAGCTTCAACAGGCAATAATAAACCCGATATGTCAAGCAGCAGAGCTGATCGAAACTGGGAATCCGGTACTTGCGCAAGGGATATTGGCGCGGCTCAATCACCAGCTCTCTGTTCCCATCGGTAAGCCTTATCAAAGGACTGCCTTTTACTTCAAGGAGGCCTTGCAGTTACTTCTCAATATGAACAATAACAACTCTATTGGTACTGCTTGTAACCTGATTTTCAAGATTGGTGCTTATAAATCCTTCTCTGAGATCTCACCGATCCTTCAGTTTGCGAGTTTTACTTGTAACCAAGCCCTTCTTGAGGCTTTTGAGGGGTTTGAGAGAATTCACgttgttgattttgatattgGGTATGGTGGGCAATGGGCTTCCCTTATGCAAGAGCTGGCTTTGAGGAATGGAGGTGCCCCATCTCTTAAAATCACCGCTTTTACTTCTCCTTCCTCACATGATGAACTTGAGCTTGGTTTCactcaagaaaatttaaaaatctttgcAAGTGAAATCAACATGCCATttgagattgaaattttaagccTTGAATCCTTGAGCTCTGGTTCTTGGCCATTGCCTCTCCGCCTAACAGAAAAGGAAGTAATTGCTGTCAATCTTCCAGTTGGCTCCTTTTCAAATTACCCATCAACTCTTCCTTTGGTGCTTCGCTTTGTGAAACAGCTCTTGCCCAAAGTTGTGGTCTCTTTGGACAGAGGCTGTGACCGAAGCGACCTCCCATTTGCACACCATGTAAATCACGCCATTCAATCTTATACAAGCCTGCTTGAATCACTGGATGCCGTGAATGTGAATTTAGATGCATTGCAAAAGATTGAGAGGTTTTTGGTCCAACCAGGCATTGAAAAAACAGTACTGGGTCGGCATAGCTGCCCTGATAGGACTCCTCCTTGGAGAAGTCTGTTTTTGCAGTCTGGTTTTACTCCATTGACTTTCAGCAACTTTACCGAGTCACAGGCTGAGTATTTAGTGCAACGTACTCCAGTTAGGGGTTTCCATGTTGAAAAGAGGCAATCTTCGCTTGTTCTTTGCTGGCAACAGAAGGACCTCGTTTCAGCTTCTGCTTGGAGGTGTTAA
- the LOC133692236 gene encoding scarecrow-like protein 6 isoform X2 yields the protein MKAMPLPFEDFQAKGLLGFSSYSSSSPDPFHQHHHKWQNNNSKESCGFLVGSTEPTSVLDTISRQSPPTSSSTLSSSQGGGGGGGGASTDTTNGAAGAGGSSPSVDEKCGPQLGMEDWESVLSGSPIQEQSILRLIMGDIEDPSLGLYKLLQSGSRSQDMELNASGFGVGDQVFGFEVPNMSTASANLAVNHNNFDPSSIHGLFQQHHQQAAFNQDEKPQILNPGAMINQNQHQFVQNPAMLLPVSYAQLEEHHNNLHSLSPPPLKRLNTGPVGVNHVPKVFDLRPPELFLPRQQQQNHQFQMTQQQRQGMITKQKIASDELANQQQLQQAIINPICQAAELIETGNPVLAQGILARLNHQLSVPIGKPYQRTAFYFKEALQLLLNMNNNNSIGTACNLIFKIGAYKSFSEISPILQFASFTCNQALLEAFEGFERIHVVDFDIGYGGQWASLMQELALRNGGAPSLKITAFTSPSSHDELELGFTQENLKIFASEINMPFEIEILSLESLSSGSWPLPLRLTEKEVIAVNLPVGSFSNYPSTLPLVLRFVKQLLPKVVVSLDRGCDRSDLPFAHHVNHAIQSYTSLLESLDAVNVNLDALQKIERFLVQPGIEKTVLGRHSCPDRTPPWRSLFLQSGFTPLTFSNFTESQAEYLVQRTPVRGFHVEKRQSSLVLCWQQKDLVSASAWRC from the exons ATGAAGGCCATGCCCTTACCCTTCGAAGACTTTCAAGCGAAGGGGCTGTTGGGTttctcttcttattcttcttcctcTCCAGATCCATTCCATCAACACCACCACAAGTGGCAAAACAACAACAGCAAAGAAAGTTGTGGTTTTCTTGTGGGCAGTACTGAGCCCACATCTGTGCTTGACACAATAAGCAGACAAAGCCCGCCAACATCCTCCTCAACACTGTCTTCTTCTCAAGGCGGAGGAGGTGGTGGCGGAGGAGCCTCCACCGACACCACCAACGGCGCGGCAGGTGCTGGTGGAAGCAGCCCTAGTGTAGATGAAAAATGCGGACCGCAACTTGGAATGGAGGACTGGGAGAGTGTGTTGTCAGGGTCTCCTATTCAAGAACAGTCCATATTAAGGTTAATTATGGGTGATATCGAGGACCCTTCTTTAGGACTTTACAAGCTGTTACAAAGTGGAAGTAGGTCTCAAGATATGGAGCTTAATGCATCAGGTTTCGGTGTAGGAGATCAAGTTTTTGGCTTTGAAGTACCCAATATGAGTACAGCAAGTGCCAACTTGGCTGTCAACCACAACAATTTTGACCCTTCTTCAATCCATG GTTTGTTTCAGCAACACCACCAGCAGGCAGCATTTAATCAAGACGAGAAGCCTCAGATTTTGAATCCAGGGGCGATGATCAACCAAAATCAACATCAGTTTGTGCAAAACCCAGCTATGCTTTTGCCAGTGTCATATGCACAATTAGAAGAGCATCATAATAACCTGCATTCCTTATCACCACCGCCATTGAAAAGGCTGAATACTGGGCCTGTTGGAGTCAATCATGTGCCCAAAGTCTTTGATTTGAGGCCTCCAGAATTGTTTCTTCCCCGACAGCAGCAGCAGAATCATCAGTTTCAAATGACGCAGCAGCAAAGGCAGGGAATGATTACGAAGCAGAAAATTGCAAGTGATGAATTGGCAAACCAGCAGCAGCTTCAACAGGCAATAATAAACCCGATATGTCAAGCAGCAGAGCTGATCGAAACTGGGAATCCGGTACTTGCGCAAGGGATATTGGCGCGGCTCAATCACCAGCTCTCTGTTCCCATCGGTAAGCCTTATCAAAGGACTGCCTTTTACTTCAAGGAGGCCTTGCAGTTACTTCTCAATATGAACAATAACAACTCTATTGGTACTGCTTGTAACCTGATTTTCAAGATTGGTGCTTATAAATCCTTCTCTGAGATCTCACCGATCCTTCAGTTTGCGAGTTTTACTTGTAACCAAGCCCTTCTTGAGGCTTTTGAGGGGTTTGAGAGAATTCACgttgttgattttgatattgGGTATGGTGGGCAATGGGCTTCCCTTATGCAAGAGCTGGCTTTGAGGAATGGAGGTGCCCCATCTCTTAAAATCACCGCTTTTACTTCTCCTTCCTCACATGATGAACTTGAGCTTGGTTTCactcaagaaaatttaaaaatctttgcAAGTGAAATCAACATGCCATttgagattgaaattttaagccTTGAATCCTTGAGCTCTGGTTCTTGGCCATTGCCTCTCCGCCTAACAGAAAAGGAAGTAATTGCTGTCAATCTTCCAGTTGGCTCCTTTTCAAATTACCCATCAACTCTTCCTTTGGTGCTTCGCTTTGTGAAACAGCTCTTGCCCAAAGTTGTGGTCTCTTTGGACAGAGGCTGTGACCGAAGCGACCTCCCATTTGCACACCATGTAAATCACGCCATTCAATCTTATACAAGCCTGCTTGAATCACTGGATGCCGTGAATGTGAATTTAGATGCATTGCAAAAGATTGAGAGGTTTTTGGTCCAACCAGGCATTGAAAAAACAGTACTGGGTCGGCATAGCTGCCCTGATAGGACTCCTCCTTGGAGAAGTCTGTTTTTGCAGTCTGGTTTTACTCCATTGACTTTCAGCAACTTTACCGAGTCACAGGCTGAGTATTTAGTGCAACGTACTCCAGTTAGGGGTTTCCATGTTGAAAAGAGGCAATCTTCGCTTGTTCTTTGCTGGCAACAGAAGGACCTCGTTTCAGCTTCTGCTTGGAGGTGTTAA
- the LOC133690985 gene encoding vesicle-associated protein 1-3-like, whose product MSTGDLLNIHPIELKFPFELKKQSSCSMQLTNKSDKYVAFKVKTTNPRKYCVRPNTGIVMPGSTCSVTVTMQAQKEAPSDMQCKDKFLLQSVVVPDGTTTKGITSEMFNKEGDKVVEEFKLRVVYIPANPPSPVPEESDEGSSPPRPSVLENGNQDSSLLDAVSRTLEEPKEKSFETWSLISRLTEEKTSALQQNQKLQHELELMRKQISKKHAGGFSLLVVFLVGLFGILVGYIFK is encoded by the exons atgagCACTGGAGATCTTCTTAATATTCACCCAATAGAGCTTAAATTCCCAT ttGAATTGAAGAAGCAGAGTTCATGTTCTATGCAATTAACTAACAAGTCAGATAAATATGTGGCTTTTAAG GTTAAAACAACCAATCCGAGGAAATACTGCGTTCGTCCCAACACCGGCATTGTCATGCCCGGATCCACTTGCAGCGTTACAG TTACCATGCAAGCTCAAAAAGAGGCACCATCAGATATGCAATGCAAGGACAAGTTCCTACTTCAGAGTGTTGTTGTCCCTGATGGTACAACTACAAAAGGGATAACTTCTGAAATG TTTAATAAGGAGGGTGATAAGGTTGTGGAGGAGTTCAAATTGAGGGTTGTATATATCCCTGCAAATCCTCCCTCTCCTGTCCCAGAAGAGTCTGATGAAGGATCTTCTCCCCCTAGGCCTTCTGTGCTTGAGAATGGTAACCAGGATAGTTCATTACTTGATGCT GTATCCAGAACTTTGGAGGAACCTAAAGAGAAATCTTTTGAg ACATGGTCTCTGATTTCAAGGTTGACCGAGGAGAAAACTTCTGCCCTGCAGCAAAATCAGAAGCTTCAGCATGAACTG GAACTGATGAGAAAACAAATTAGCAAAAAACATGCCGGGGGTTTCTCTTTATTGGTTGTATTTCTGGTTGGTTTGTTTGGCATCTTGGTTGGCTATATCTTCAAGTGA